The following proteins are co-located in the Echinicola sp. 20G genome:
- the rpmB gene encoding 50S ribosomal protein L28: MAKVCDITGKRPRVGNNVSHANNKTKRKFYPNLHKKSFYVPEEDAWITLKVSSKALRTINKKGISAVLKEAQAEGHIIIK, from the coding sequence ATGGCAAAAGTTTGTGACATCACCGGTAAAAGACCTCGAGTAGGTAATAATGTATCGCACGCGAACAACAAGACCAAGCGTAAGTTTTATCCTAACTTGCACAAGAAAAGTTTCTACGTGCCAGAAGAGGATGCTTGGATCACGTTGAAGGTTTCTTCAAAAGCATTGAGAACTATCAATAAGAAAGGCATCAGCGCTGTTTTGAAAGAAGCTCAAGCAGAAGGACACATTATCATTAAATAA
- the hemB gene encoding porphobilinogen synthase: protein MHRRPRRNRKSPVIRSMIEETRLSVKDFIFPIFVIDGNNKKEEVSSMPGIYRYSIDLLLKEIEECMKLGIKAFDIFPAYPEDKKDKYASESYNPETFYLQAIHQAKNAFPEACIMTDVAMDPYSSDGHDGIVENGKILNDETLEILGKMAVAQAQAGADIIGPSDMMDGRVAYLRESLDIAGFKETSIMSYTAKYASAFYNPFRDALDSAPKAGDKKTYQMDPANLNEALIEAELDELEGADFLMIKPALAYLDVIKLLKENSQLPIAAYNVSGEYSMIKAAGEKGWLDSEKVMLESLLSIKRAGASIILSYFAKEFAQLVK, encoded by the coding sequence ATGCATAGAAGACCAAGAAGAAATCGAAAATCACCAGTCATCCGAAGCATGATTGAAGAAACAAGGCTTTCTGTGAAAGATTTCATCTTTCCAATATTTGTGATCGATGGAAACAACAAAAAAGAAGAAGTCTCTTCTATGCCAGGAATCTATAGGTATTCCATAGACCTTCTTTTAAAAGAGATTGAAGAGTGCATGAAGTTAGGCATCAAAGCATTTGACATTTTCCCTGCCTACCCTGAAGACAAAAAGGATAAATACGCTTCTGAAAGCTATAATCCAGAGACATTCTATCTTCAAGCCATCCACCAGGCCAAAAATGCATTCCCAGAAGCATGCATCATGACAGATGTAGCCATGGACCCGTATAGCTCCGATGGACATGATGGGATAGTGGAAAACGGTAAAATCCTCAATGATGAAACCTTGGAAATTTTGGGCAAAATGGCAGTAGCCCAAGCTCAAGCAGGCGCTGACATCATCGGCCCTTCTGACATGATGGATGGACGGGTCGCTTATCTTAGAGAGTCTTTGGACATTGCAGGTTTCAAAGAAACCTCCATCATGTCCTACACTGCCAAATACGCCAGTGCTTTTTATAACCCATTTAGAGATGCATTGGACTCAGCCCCAAAAGCAGGTGACAAAAAAACCTACCAAATGGATCCTGCCAACCTCAATGAAGCCTTAATAGAAGCAGAACTTGATGAACTAGAGGGAGCCGACTTCCTAATGATTAAACCAGCCTTGGCCTATCTTGACGTCATCAAACTCCTTAAAGAAAATTCACAACTCCCTATTGCCGCTTACAATGTCAGCGGGGAATACTCCATGATCAAGGCAGCAGGAGAAAAAGGTTGGCTGGACAGTGAAAAAGTAATGCTCGAATCCCTGCTAAGCATAAAGCGAGCTGGCGCAAGCATTATCTTAAGCTACTTTGCCAAGGAATTTGCCCAACTAGTCAAATAA
- a CDS encoding peptide chain release factor 3, translated as MSLTKEIQKRRTFGIISHPDAGKTTLTEKLLLFGGAIKTAGAVKSNKIDTHAKSDWMEIEKQRGISVATSVMGFEYRDIKINLLDTPGHQDFAEDTYRTLTAVDSVIMVIDCVKGVEIQTEKLMEVCRMRNTPVICFINKLDREGRDPYDLLDEVESKLNIKVRPLSWPISMGKTFRGVYNLYNKSLNLFTPSQRKLSDEIVAIEDLEDSKLEDLVGESNANQLREDVELVEGVYPEFNKEDYLSGQVAPVFFGSAVNNFGVKEMLDTFIDIAPVPKSRVTEEREVLPSEDKFSGFVFKIHANMDPNHRNRIAFLRICSGKFERNKPYNHVRGTKPLRFSNVTSFMAQDKEIIDQAFPGDIVGLYDTGNLKIGDSLTDGENLTFKGIPSFSPEIFREVINKDAMKTKQLEKGLKQLMEEGVAQLFTFDMGSRKVVGTVGQLQFEVIQFRLKNEYNATVEFAPMNLYKACWISSTDKKQLDEFVRSKNRHIAHDKDGKLVFMAESRAWLQMVQDNYPDISFHFTSEF; from the coding sequence ATGAGTTTGACCAAAGAGATTCAAAAAAGAAGAACTTTTGGAATTATATCCCACCCCGATGCGGGAAAGACCACACTGACTGAGAAGTTGTTGCTTTTTGGTGGTGCGATCAAGACTGCTGGAGCGGTAAAATCAAATAAGATCGATACCCATGCCAAGTCGGATTGGATGGAGATAGAAAAGCAGAGAGGTATCTCTGTAGCGACCTCTGTTATGGGGTTTGAGTATCGTGACATTAAAATCAACTTGTTGGATACACCTGGTCACCAGGATTTTGCGGAGGATACCTATCGGACATTGACCGCAGTGGACAGCGTGATCATGGTGATCGATTGTGTGAAAGGTGTGGAGATCCAGACCGAGAAGTTGATGGAGGTTTGCCGAATGAGGAATACTCCGGTAATTTGTTTTATCAATAAGCTCGACAGAGAAGGAAGAGATCCTTACGATTTACTTGACGAAGTAGAAAGCAAATTGAATATCAAAGTGCGCCCTTTGTCCTGGCCAATTTCAATGGGTAAAACCTTCCGTGGAGTTTATAATTTGTATAACAAATCCCTTAATTTGTTTACTCCTTCCCAAAGAAAACTTTCGGATGAGATTGTGGCAATTGAGGATTTGGAAGACAGTAAATTAGAAGACTTGGTAGGAGAGTCCAATGCGAATCAACTTAGAGAAGATGTGGAGTTGGTGGAAGGGGTTTATCCTGAATTCAATAAGGAAGATTATCTTTCTGGTCAAGTGGCACCTGTTTTCTTTGGGTCAGCAGTGAATAACTTTGGCGTAAAGGAGATGTTGGATACTTTTATTGACATTGCCCCGGTCCCAAAGAGTCGTGTTACTGAAGAAAGAGAGGTTTTGCCAAGTGAGGACAAGTTCAGCGGTTTTGTGTTTAAGATCCATGCCAATATGGATCCTAATCACAGGAACAGGATTGCCTTTTTAAGAATCTGCTCTGGGAAATTTGAGCGTAACAAGCCATACAATCATGTAAGGGGAACCAAGCCACTGAGGTTTTCCAATGTGACCTCATTTATGGCGCAGGATAAGGAAATTATCGATCAAGCATTTCCCGGTGATATTGTAGGTTTATATGATACTGGAAACCTTAAAATAGGGGACTCTTTAACTGATGGTGAAAACTTAACTTTCAAGGGGATTCCAAGCTTCTCTCCTGAGATTTTCAGAGAAGTCATCAATAAGGACGCGATGAAAACCAAGCAGCTGGAAAAGGGCTTGAAACAGCTAATGGAGGAAGGAGTGGCTCAGTTGTTTACTTTTGACATGGGGTCTAGAAAGGTTGTGGGAACAGTTGGTCAGCTTCAGTTTGAGGTGATTCAGTTTAGGTTGAAGAATGAATATAATGCCACTGTGGAGTTTGCTCCCATGAACTTGTATAAGGCTTGTTGGATCAGTAGTACCGATAAGAAGCAATTGGATGAATTTGTAAGGTCCAAGAACAGACATATAGCTCATGATAAAGACGGGAAACTTGTTTTTATGGCTGAGTCAAGGGCTTGGCTTCAAATGGTTCAAGATAATTACCCAGATATCTCATTCCATTTTACATCAGAGTTTTAG
- a CDS encoding DUF4295 domain-containing protein produces the protein MAKKVVATLKKEGGVTYAKVIKAVKSEKTGAYTFREEMVPTTEVKDTLAK, from the coding sequence ATGGCTAAGAAAGTAGTAGCGACCCTGAAAAAAGAAGGTGGTGTAACTTATGCAAAGGTGATCAAGGCAGTAAAGTCTGAGAAAACCGGAGCATACACTTTCAGAGAAGAGATGGTACCCACCACTGAGGTGAAGGATACCCTTGCAAAATAA
- a CDS encoding Dps family protein, producing MATNEIGLKVKDSKVLVEKLNNLLANYEIYYQNLRNFHWNVSGPNFFELHAKFEELYNEATVAIDETAERILTLGERPLSSFSEYIKASNIEEAKEITDPKKMVETVRDNLNTLLSLERETLEAASAQGDEGSVTLMSDYITSKEKVIWMLSAYLR from the coding sequence ATGGCGACTAACGAAATAGGATTAAAAGTTAAGGACAGCAAGGTATTGGTGGAGAAATTGAACAACTTACTGGCCAATTATGAAATATACTATCAAAACTTAAGGAACTTTCACTGGAATGTTTCCGGACCTAACTTTTTCGAACTGCATGCAAAATTTGAAGAATTGTACAACGAGGCTACTGTAGCCATTGACGAAACAGCAGAAAGAATTTTGACCTTGGGAGAAAGACCATTGAGCTCCTTTTCAGAATATATCAAGGCGTCCAATATTGAGGAAGCTAAAGAAATCACTGATCCCAAAAAGATGGTCGAAACAGTAAGAGACAATTTGAACACTTTACTTTCTTTGGAAAGGGAAACCTTGGAAGCCGCTTCTGCTCAAGGTGATGAAGGCTCTGTAACCCTTATGAGTGATTATATCACTTCAAAAGAGAAGGTGATCTGGATGTTATCAGCATACCTAAGATAA
- a CDS encoding porin — protein sequence MKKLQLLIVLLFLGSFTTVMAQDLSKVSISGSVDAYYRTNFGAPNKGEYAQAPATSFANLPGFALGMANIIAAYEGEKVGFVADLVFGPRGEDAVFGSPMYAGGMAGSSQIVNQLYMYWNVSDGVTLTLGNFNTFLGYEVISPTANFNYSTSYMFSYGPFSHTGLKADFALSDNWSFMAAVMNPTDMTEFNLAGTYTVGAQLGYTNDNGGTWLNLVYGDQDGKLDEDFPIATGDMSAGSTFQIDLTTGYDVSESVYVGLNATYNTTAAGESYNGSSISDMDGDGSGFYGVAGYLQAATSEKFAVGLRGEYFNVFNSGLDGVVGLDDAGDGSVFAVTLSGNAKITENFTLIPEVRLDSMSEEDFFLNNDLAGSKSLSSFLLAAVFSF from the coding sequence ATGAAAAAACTTCAACTACTAATTGTATTACTCTTTTTAGGCTCTTTTACCACAGTAATGGCCCAAGATTTATCAAAAGTAAGTATTTCTGGATCTGTTGACGCCTATTATAGAACTAACTTTGGCGCTCCTAATAAGGGAGAATATGCACAAGCACCCGCTACGTCTTTTGCCAATTTACCAGGCTTTGCACTTGGCATGGCCAACATTATCGCTGCCTATGAAGGAGAAAAAGTAGGATTTGTAGCTGACTTGGTTTTTGGGCCTAGAGGTGAAGATGCTGTTTTTGGCTCTCCTATGTATGCAGGAGGAATGGCCGGAAGCTCCCAAATCGTTAACCAATTGTACATGTACTGGAATGTAAGCGACGGAGTAACCTTAACCCTAGGTAACTTCAACACCTTTTTGGGTTACGAAGTAATTTCTCCAACCGCCAACTTCAACTATTCCACTTCCTACATGTTCTCTTATGGTCCTTTCTCTCACACTGGCCTAAAAGCAGATTTTGCCCTTTCCGACAACTGGTCATTTATGGCTGCGGTGATGAACCCAACTGACATGACAGAATTCAACTTGGCAGGAACTTACACAGTAGGCGCTCAGTTAGGATACACCAATGATAACGGAGGAACTTGGTTAAACCTGGTTTATGGCGACCAAGATGGAAAACTGGATGAGGACTTCCCTATTGCGACAGGAGACATGTCCGCTGGTAGCACTTTCCAAATTGACCTAACCACTGGTTATGATGTTTCTGAATCTGTATATGTAGGCTTAAACGCTACCTATAACACCACAGCAGCTGGCGAATCCTATAACGGAAGTAGCATCTCTGACATGGACGGCGATGGTTCTGGGTTTTATGGTGTAGCAGGATATCTTCAAGCTGCCACTTCTGAGAAATTTGCAGTAGGCTTAAGAGGAGAATATTTTAACGTATTCAATAGTGGCCTAGATGGCGTAGTTGGCTTAGACGATGCTGGAGACGGAAGTGTATTTGCAGTTACCTTGTCCGGAAATGCTAAAATAACTGAAAACTTTACCCTGATTCCAGAAGTAAGACTGGACTCAATGTCTGAAGAAGATTTCTTCTTAAACAATGACTTGGCAGGATCTAAAAGCTTGTCATCATTCTTACTAGCAGCCGTATTCTCTTTCTAA
- the rpmG gene encoding 50S ribosomal protein L33, producing MAKKGNRVQVILECTEHKTSGVPGTSRYITTKNRKNTTERLELKKYNPILKKVTVHKEIK from the coding sequence ATGGCTAAGAAAGGAAACAGAGTTCAAGTGATTTTGGAATGTACAGAGCACAAAACAAGTGGTGTTCCAGGCACTTCAAGATATATCACAACAAAAAACCGTAAGAACACTACTGAGAGATTGGAGCTTAAGAAATATAACCCAATCCTTAAGAAAGTAACGGTTCATAAAGAAATTAAATAA
- the rocD gene encoding ornithine--oxo-acid transaminase, translated as MIESITSSKQAIDLENKYGAHNYHPLPVVLSKGEGVYMWDVEGKKYYDFLSSYSAVNQGHCHPRIMETLVEQAGTLTLTSRAFHNDVLGPFEKFLSEYFGYDKVLPMNTGVEGVETAIKIARKWGYEKKGIPENQGTIIVAENNFHGRTTTVISFSNDENARKNFGPYTPGFISIPYDDTEALEEVLKTHDNIIGYLVEPIQGEAGVYVPKDGYLKEVSTICKKHGVLFIADEIQTGIARTGKILACDHEEVKPDMLILGKAISGGFYPVSAVLADDEIMEVILPGQHGSTFGGNPLGAKVAMTALNVVKDENLAENAEKLGELFRARIQKLVDKSPFVKLVRGKGLLNAVVINDSEDSDTAWNICLALKENGLLAKPTHGNIIRFAPPLVITEEQIHECCDIIEKTISEFKH; from the coding sequence ATGATTGAATCCATTACATCCAGCAAACAAGCTATCGATTTAGAAAACAAGTACGGTGCTCACAATTACCACCCACTGCCTGTAGTATTATCTAAAGGAGAGGGAGTATACATGTGGGATGTAGAAGGAAAAAAATACTACGACTTTTTATCTTCCTACTCAGCTGTCAATCAAGGTCACTGCCACCCCAGGATAATGGAAACACTGGTAGAACAAGCCGGAACGCTCACCCTTACCTCTAGAGCATTTCACAATGATGTACTTGGTCCTTTTGAAAAATTCCTCAGTGAATACTTCGGCTATGACAAAGTGCTGCCAATGAACACCGGCGTGGAAGGCGTTGAAACGGCGATTAAAATCGCGAGAAAATGGGGCTATGAAAAGAAAGGAATCCCTGAAAACCAAGGAACCATCATCGTAGCTGAAAACAATTTTCACGGAAGGACCACTACTGTCATTTCGTTTTCCAATGACGAAAATGCAAGAAAGAATTTTGGACCTTATACTCCGGGCTTTATCTCCATTCCTTACGATGACACCGAAGCACTTGAGGAAGTACTCAAAACACATGACAACATTATAGGCTACTTAGTAGAGCCCATTCAAGGGGAAGCAGGCGTATATGTCCCCAAAGATGGTTATCTAAAAGAAGTTTCAACCATATGCAAGAAGCACGGTGTTTTATTTATAGCTGACGAAATCCAGACAGGAATCGCTAGAACCGGCAAAATACTTGCCTGTGATCATGAAGAAGTCAAACCAGACATGTTGATCTTAGGCAAAGCTATCTCAGGAGGCTTCTATCCAGTTTCGGCAGTATTGGCTGATGACGAAATAATGGAAGTGATTTTACCAGGCCAACACGGATCAACATTTGGGGGCAACCCACTGGGAGCCAAAGTCGCCATGACTGCATTGAATGTAGTCAAAGATGAAAATCTAGCTGAAAATGCAGAAAAACTAGGTGAATTATTCAGAGCTAGAATCCAAAAGCTGGTGGACAAGTCTCCATTTGTAAAACTTGTTAGAGGAAAAGGTTTACTAAATGCAGTTGTCATTAACGACTCCGAAGACAGTGATACGGCCTGGAATATTTGCCTTGCCCTTAAAGAGAATGGACTATTGGCCAAGCCAACCCATGGAAACATCATCAGGTTTGCCCCGCCATTGGTTATCACAGAAGAACAAATCCACGAATGTTGTGACATCATTGAAAAAACAATCTCTGAATTCAAACATTAA
- a CDS encoding ammonium transporter gives MKWSFNDLAQVSTEALTQGADLTADITQNLLTTNNVWMMLSTALVFIMHLGFAGVEAGFGQAKNTVNILFKNTITPIIGLMTYALCGFFLMYPGFDVPGWFGFDGAGWSMFWFSPADADVTAGYADGGYTYWTDFLFQAMFAATAATIVSGAIAERVKLWAYLLFTVIYVGIVYPIIGSWKWGGGVLDDWGFYDFAGSTLVHSVGGWGALAGVILVGPRIGKYVNGKTVDKPGASVPLAVIGVFLLWLGWFGFNGGSVLSADPALVSFVLVTTCLAACAGGLGGFLAGYFVFKRLDLGMVLNGILAGLVGITAGADVINPGPAIIVGFVAGILVVLSAVLLDKLKLDDVVGAVSVHLTCGIWGTLAVGIFSTNPDHSFITQLTGVVICGITAFICAFVIFYLLKITVGIRVSEEHEKTGLDSHEHGIRGYTIVYDE, from the coding sequence ATGAAATGGAGTTTTAACGACCTAGCCCAGGTAAGTACAGAAGCCCTGACTCAGGGAGCAGATTTAACTGCTGACATCACCCAAAACTTACTAACAACAAACAATGTGTGGATGATGCTATCCACAGCCCTCGTTTTCATTATGCACCTTGGTTTTGCAGGTGTAGAAGCTGGATTTGGCCAAGCCAAAAACACAGTTAACATTCTTTTTAAGAATACCATCACCCCAATCATTGGATTAATGACCTACGCACTTTGCGGGTTCTTTTTAATGTACCCAGGTTTTGATGTACCAGGATGGTTTGGGTTTGACGGAGCAGGCTGGAGCATGTTCTGGTTTTCTCCTGCAGACGCAGACGTAACTGCTGGTTATGCTGATGGTGGTTATACTTATTGGACAGACTTCTTGTTCCAAGCCATGTTTGCCGCCACTGCCGCCACCATCGTATCTGGAGCCATTGCCGAAAGGGTAAAACTTTGGGCCTACCTGCTTTTTACAGTAATCTATGTAGGTATTGTATACCCTATCATCGGAAGCTGGAAATGGGGCGGAGGAGTCCTTGACGATTGGGGCTTTTATGATTTTGCAGGATCCACGCTAGTCCATTCTGTGGGTGGCTGGGGAGCTCTCGCAGGGGTAATCCTAGTAGGCCCTCGTATTGGTAAATATGTGAATGGCAAAACTGTTGATAAACCAGGAGCAAGTGTTCCTCTTGCGGTAATCGGTGTTTTCTTACTATGGTTAGGATGGTTCGGCTTTAACGGCGGTTCTGTTCTTTCTGCCGACCCTGCTTTGGTTTCATTTGTATTGGTAACTACTTGTCTTGCTGCTTGTGCAGGTGGTCTAGGAGGCTTCCTTGCTGGATACTTTGTATTCAAAAGACTAGATCTTGGAATGGTGCTGAACGGTATCCTTGCAGGCTTGGTGGGCATTACTGCCGGAGCCGATGTAATCAACCCAGGGCCAGCCATCATTGTAGGCTTTGTAGCAGGCATTTTAGTAGTACTTTCAGCTGTACTCCTTGACAAATTAAAGCTTGACGATGTAGTAGGTGCTGTATCGGTTCACTTGACTTGTGGAATCTGGGGAACACTTGCTGTAGGTATCTTCTCAACTAATCCTGACCACTCATTTATCACCCAATTGACTGGAGTAGTAATCTGTGGAATTACCGCCTTCATTTGCGCATTTGTTATCTTCTACCTACTTAAAATAACCGTAGGCATCAGAGTATCTGAAGAACATGAAAAAACTGGCTTGGATTCTCATGAGCACGGTATCAGAGGATACACTATCGTTTACGACGAATAA
- a CDS encoding HAMP domain-containing sensor histidine kinase, which translates to MKNRIQDLATLDLYQNRGKVKWIIFIASLIISVGSIYYTNTLVSELKERETKQITLYANAMEYVANNSDNLTFIHQGIIQENHNIPVIVADAFGNPTGQYRNIKFKNNATEEDIDKKLRAEVLRMKMDYEPIQIVENQFLYYTNSELLTRLKYYPYVQLSVILVFGVLAFAVFNQSKIAEQNRVWAGLTKETAHQLGTPIASLMAWIDYLKNSPVWEENKEVIVELDKDVSKLRMVTERFSNIGSTPVIKQENIYQVVEEAVSYLRPRISSKVSITLNTHAEEVEAMMNKSLFEWVVENICKNAVDAMKGQGAIEINIVKESEQFVHVDISDTGKGIDKSMFKKVFNPGLTTRKRGWGLGLTLAKRIIEGYHRGRIFVYQSEVGKGTTFRIVLRGTQESAEEFKVNQDPFIG; encoded by the coding sequence ATGAAGAACCGAATTCAGGATCTGGCAACGCTGGATTTGTACCAAAATAGGGGGAAGGTAAAGTGGATTATTTTTATAGCATCGCTCATCATTAGTGTGGGGTCTATTTATTATACCAATACTTTAGTAAGTGAATTAAAAGAAAGAGAGACAAAGCAGATTACGCTCTATGCCAATGCCATGGAATATGTGGCCAATAATTCTGATAATCTCACCTTTATTCACCAGGGAATCATTCAGGAAAACCATAATATTCCGGTGATTGTAGCAGATGCATTTGGTAATCCTACAGGGCAATACAGGAATATTAAGTTTAAAAATAATGCTACGGAAGAGGACATAGATAAAAAGTTACGTGCCGAGGTGTTGAGAATGAAGATGGATTATGAGCCTATCCAGATAGTAGAAAATCAATTCCTTTATTATACCAATTCGGAGTTATTGACCAGGCTGAAGTATTATCCTTATGTACAGCTTTCAGTTATTTTGGTGTTTGGAGTTTTGGCCTTTGCAGTGTTTAACCAGTCAAAAATTGCTGAGCAAAATCGTGTATGGGCTGGACTTACAAAAGAAACAGCTCATCAGCTGGGGACACCGATTGCCTCATTGATGGCATGGATTGATTACCTTAAAAATTCCCCAGTTTGGGAAGAAAACAAAGAAGTGATCGTGGAATTGGATAAAGATGTGTCCAAGCTCAGGATGGTTACGGAGCGTTTTAGTAATATTGGCAGTACACCAGTAATCAAACAGGAAAACATTTATCAGGTTGTAGAGGAAGCTGTCAGTTATCTGAGGCCACGGATATCCAGTAAAGTGAGTATAACGCTCAATACCCATGCGGAAGAAGTGGAGGCTATGATGAATAAATCCCTGTTTGAATGGGTGGTCGAGAATATCTGTAAGAATGCAGTAGATGCCATGAAAGGCCAGGGAGCTATTGAAATCAACATTGTAAAAGAAAGCGAGCAGTTTGTGCATGTTGATATTTCAGATACGGGCAAAGGGATTGATAAGAGTATGTTCAAAAAAGTTTTTAATCCTGGTCTTACTACCCGTAAGCGAGGTTGGGGCTTAGGCTTGACTCTGGCCAAGAGAATTATAGAAGGGTATCACAGAGGGCGTATTTTTGTTTATCAATCTGAAGTGGGTAAGGGAACCACTTTTAGAATTGTCCTGAGAGGTACTCAAGAAAGCGCGGAGGAGTTTAAGGTCAATCAAGATCCATTTATTGGATAA
- a CDS encoding RluA family pseudouridine synthase, translated as MAKKPFTVVYEDNHLLVVNKRAGILVQGDHTGDKTLTDYCKDYIAEKYDKPGAVFLHPVHRLDRPVSGLVVFARTSKALERMMVLFKKRDIHKVYWAVVKKRPKEEVGKLTHYLVKDEKRNVTQAYDHEEPGSKRAELTYKRLGKLNDHWLLEVRPVTGRPHQIRVQLASMGCPIRGDLRYGFVKPNPDASINLHAFHLVFIHPVKKEKLYLRAALPEEPFWEQYLDFEKVKAKDQHIDNSFSG; from the coding sequence ATGGCAAAGAAACCTTTTACTGTTGTGTATGAAGATAATCACTTGTTGGTGGTCAACAAACGAGCAGGAATTTTGGTGCAAGGAGACCATACAGGTGACAAAACCCTAACCGATTATTGCAAGGATTACATTGCTGAAAAGTATGATAAGCCAGGTGCTGTGTTTCTGCATCCGGTGCATCGGCTGGACCGGCCGGTGAGTGGATTGGTGGTCTTCGCAAGAACTTCCAAAGCGCTCGAAAGAATGATGGTCCTTTTCAAAAAACGAGATATTCATAAAGTCTACTGGGCTGTTGTGAAGAAAAGGCCAAAGGAAGAGGTGGGGAAATTAACACACTATCTGGTCAAAGATGAAAAGCGGAATGTTACCCAAGCCTATGATCATGAGGAGCCGGGTTCAAAGCGAGCTGAATTGACCTACAAAAGGCTTGGAAAGCTTAATGACCATTGGTTGCTGGAGGTGAGGCCAGTGACAGGAAGACCGCATCAAATCCGAGTTCAGTTGGCTTCTATGGGTTGTCCGATTAGAGGTGATTTAAGGTATGGTTTTGTCAAACCTAATCCAGATGCAAGTATAAACTTACATGCTTTCCACTTGGTGTTTATTCATCCAGTAAAGAAAGAAAAGCTATACTTACGGGCGGCATTGCCGGAAGAGCCTTTTTGGGAGCAATATTTGGATTTTGAAAAAGTAAAAGCCAAAGATCAACATATAGACAATAGCTTTAGCGGCTAA
- the ftsY gene encoding signal recognition particle-docking protein FtsY yields the protein MGIFGFFSKDKKESLDKGLQKTSENLFSKLGKAVIGKSKVDDEVLDELEEVLITSDVGVDTTIKVIQRIEERVARDKYVNTAELDKILREEIVGLLEESNLEDLTNFELPKDKKPYVIMVVGVNGVGKTTTIGKLAHQFKSAGKSVVLGAADTFRAAAVDQLILWGERVGVPVISHGMNADPASVAFDTVKKAVEMEADVVIVDTAGRLHTKVNLMNELSKIKRVMQKFIDDAPHEILLVLDGSTGQNAFIQAKEFTKATEINALAITKLDGTAKGGVVIGISDQFKIPVKYIGVGEKMTDLQIFNRTEFVDSLFKQKQ from the coding sequence ATGGGAATTTTTGGATTTTTTTCTAAAGATAAAAAGGAGAGCCTAGACAAAGGTCTTCAAAAAACCAGTGAAAATCTCTTTTCAAAACTGGGCAAAGCAGTTATTGGTAAGTCCAAAGTAGATGATGAGGTACTTGATGAGCTGGAAGAGGTTCTGATCACATCTGATGTGGGTGTGGACACGACCATCAAAGTCATCCAGCGAATAGAGGAGAGAGTGGCAAGGGATAAATATGTCAATACTGCTGAGCTGGATAAAATTTTAAGGGAGGAAATCGTAGGCTTGTTGGAGGAAAGCAACTTAGAGGACCTTACCAACTTTGAATTGCCCAAAGATAAAAAGCCCTATGTGATCATGGTGGTGGGAGTGAATGGTGTAGGGAAAACCACCACGATAGGTAAGTTGGCGCATCAGTTTAAGTCTGCAGGGAAATCTGTGGTGCTGGGTGCTGCGGATACTTTCCGTGCTGCCGCAGTGGATCAATTGATTCTGTGGGGTGAAAGAGTTGGTGTTCCGGTGATCTCTCATGGTATGAACGCAGACCCTGCTTCTGTAGCATTTGATACGGTCAAGAAAGCAGTAGAAATGGAGGCAGATGTAGTGATCGTGGATACAGCAGGAAGGCTACATACCAAGGTGAATTTGATGAATGAGTTGAGCAAGATCAAGAGGGTAATGCAAAAATTCATAGATGATGCCCCTCATGAAATTTTGTTGGTGTTGGACGGATCGACGGGACAAAACGCTTTTATTCAAGCCAAAGAGTTTACCAAAGCTACCGAGATCAATGCTCTGGCCATTACCAAGCTTGACGGTACTGCCAAAGGAGGTGTCGTTATTGGGATTTCAGATCAGTTCAAAATTCCAGTAAAGTATATTGGGGTCGGTGAAAAAATGACTGATCTACAGATTTTTAATCGAACAGAGTTTGTAGATTCCTTGTTCAAACAAAAACAGTAA